The DNA segment CTTGTTCCATGGGTTCCCCTTTCTGAGCTCTGTGTGAGAGTGAATACGAGAATAACATCCTCCATCTTCTAGTTCTAGAGAGTTATATGAATTTTAGTTTTTCTAAGGATACTAATTTGTAAGGGACTTGGTCTTCTTTCGCGCCACATCTTTTGCTCTTAAGAGGCCTGGATATGCTTTGAATGTAAACATTATGGTTTAAACATTACGATGCAGGTGTTGATTGGCATCCTAATCTACAGATGGACCATAATATAGTGACCAAGGAAAATTTACCTCGGTTTATAATGGATTCATATGAAGAATGCAGGGGTCCTCCTCGGTTATTTCTTTTAGACAAGTATGAGCTTTTGATTCTTTTAGATTGATTGACTATTGTATTCCATCAAAATGACCATCTCATTGATACCAACCTTTAGATTTGATACTGCTGGAGCTGGGGCATGCCTGAAACGCTATACGGATCCGTCATTTTTCAAAATAGAGGCATCTTCCATTGAAAGGAATAGTACTGATATTCAGAAGGAGAAAAAGATCCACAAAACCAAGGTAATTCCTAAACAATTGATAGCAGCTTTTAGCATCAGCACTGCTGAAGTTTACCTAGGAGTTTCAACACCCAATAACTTCGTTTGTCTTTTTAGTGGTAAAAATTCATTTGATTTTTTGTACAACATATAGCCCCCTGTATATATCACCTATACTCAGGTGAGTTTAGAGGAAGGGTGAAGGGGGTTAGTCATCagcaaaaaattgaaattttaataaataattcttccaaaaatttttgttttgccACCTCGGATTCTCCTGTTCCATATCCTAGGTCGGTCCCTACACTCTGTATTTTGACCTGGATATCTTGGAAACTCGCTCTTTTTTGGAGAGAATAAGTATGCCAGattaattttcttttattttacatgcactactttcttgtacatttATACGGACACCTAAATAGTATAGTAATCACGTATGATAGCCTTAAGTGGTAAAGTACCGAGCATGATGATTTCATAATATGTAACACCATTAGGAATCTTTCTTTGCGCCCCCTGCTTCTCTTTTTCTTCAGTTCTGCCAAACAGTTCCTCTTACATCTTACAGTCCTGCAGAACTGTCCATTACTTGACTGTATAATTTGCATGACAAACAGAGAAAAGGGACATACAGGAGGAATGGAGGAACCCCTGAAGTTTTACCATCTTCACATGCAAAGTGAGACAATTGTATTTTAATTTGCCATTGCTACACTTCAATTTAAAATACATCTCATATTCATCTTAAATTTTTCAGGCTTCATCAACTTTTCATGGAGGATCATGATGGAAATGGCGAAAGCAGTCCTGCACGTCGTGTGCAATTAAAGAGAAGGCTGAACGGATTCCCACTTGACTTGAAAACTGGGCAGAGCTACATGGAAAAATTATTAGAAACTGCTTCTCCGGAGCATAAAGTGCTTCATGAAATCACCATGAATTCATCATCCTTGATGACATTGCCAACGACTGATCATGATGACGCTAGTTCTGGAGTACTTCAATTTGGAATGAATGCAGACAGAGACAATGTGGAGAGGAAAAGAAGTCTTCCATTTCCACAGAGAGAGGATATTACGCTGAAACCATCCATGCATGAGCAAGATGAGGTTTCCACTTGTAAAATTTTGAAGGAAGACAATTCATATTCTAGGATTGTAGAAGATAGTGTCACATACTCTTGTGATCGGGTAACTAGTGAAAAGGATATGCTTGTTGATGGAGAAAGTAAAGGATATGACAGCTTAATTGGTTATCTAACTGATGATTTTGTCAGTGAGATAGACAATTTCGTGGATGCACCAACAGCCATTGAGTCAGAACTTGATACAGACTctgaattgagagaaaaaacTAATATTAGCTCTTGTATCAATAGACAGCTGCCGACTTTTGATGTAATTGCCACTGAGGAACAACACTTTCATTCGACAGATTCTCAATCTACCGGAAACTCTATTGTGTCTGATGATGAGAATCATTCATCCGGCAAAGAGATTTCTAGTTTCTCTACTTTGTGCTTTCCAAATACTTCAGCTGATAGCACACAATCTGAACATTATGTTGCTGCCTATACACCTGACATTGAGATCATCAAAGCACCATTTTTCCAGAAAACTGCAGATGAAGATTGTCCTATGGCTCACCACACCAAATCTGCAGTTTCTGATGATACGTGCACTGGCGCACGTTCTATCACCAACCACTGTCCTGACTTTGTAAAGCAGATTTCTGATAAGAACCTTTCCGGTTTGAATCCTGCATTAGAAGATTCTAATTCAGAACACACTTTGGGAGAAATTATCTTAAAGGCACCTGAATTAGGTGAAAAGTTAAATATTTCAGATAAAGAAGTTGAGACAAATCCGGCCTCTGACGCAGCATGTTCTCCCAGCTTCTCTGATTTCAGTTTGCAGTCGGAACATGATTCCCTGCTTTCCTCTTCAGGAGTTCATCTGATGCATAAATCAATTGATGGGAATACAGCATGTGCAAATTTGTGTCTTACCACAGATAGTCCAATTGCAGTGTCTTTTGATTTCGTGCAAGTGGATGACCTTGATCGGGATGACCTGTCAGAACCTGAGTGCGATGAAAACTCGTCCCTTGCCAGTGGCGAAGCAGAGAAAGAAAAACTGGCTGTAGATCCAGGATGTTCTCTCAGTGTCTTTGACTCCAAAATTCAACTAGACGATAATTCCCCAAGTTCCTCAGCCAGAAGTAACACAGTTCAGAGATCAAATAGTGAGAatgaatcatgcaatactacTATCTCCGATAATTCTTGTGACGCCACAATTGCTGCCATTTCTTCTCATAAGCAGCATACTGACGATTCGAATCAAGAGAACCTACATCTAGGTGATGACCTAGTTTTTTTGCCAAGTAATCGAACTAGTCTTCCTCCAAACAAAGGTAATGTATCACAGATGATTTCTATTGATAATCTTGTCGAGGATGAATCAAATGATGGAGATTTAGAGTTGTCTGAAAACTATAGATTTGATTTTTCCAATTCAGGTCATGATGGACATAGTTTCCTTTCAGCACTTCCAAAAGAAGAAAAATCAATTGACGAGTCAGATAATGCGGCCTTAAATGCTTCTGCTAGTGCTTCTAATGACTTCTCATCTATCATGGAGGCTGCTCTTGGCGAGGAACTCGAGAAAACATCCCTTGGTAATGCTCAAACCGTTGACACAGAAGAGCATGGCGGTAATAGATCAGTTCACAATCAGATTTGTTCACCAAATATAATAGCATCACATGTAAAATGCTCTCAAGATTGGATAGAGATAGGTTTAGATACTCATGACAGTGAAGTTGTTAATCTTGATAAGGAGACAACAATAAATAAAACTCTGGCGGTTGAAACTCTCAAGTCTTGTGAAGTTCTGGGATCGAAGGTCACAGGAATCACAGATGTTGCTCCCTCCCATGATTTAACAGCTCTAGAAAGTTTGTGTTTTAAACAAGAGAATTTTGTAGGGCCGACAGATATTGTAGAAAATGGTGGAATCACCTCATGTAGGAGCTCCTGTGCTCAAGAAGCAACAGATATCCCTGCATCTCCCGAACTTACGCCATTGAACGATAATAATGTCTTGTTGAGTGAGCCTAATTCACGGACTGATGTATCAGGGATTGCAGTTGTGGCCGTTAGTGTGCTTTCTGTTGCTGATAATGTTGGCCAAAATGGTGTCTGTTCAACTCTTAGTATCAATCAATTGGTAAATGATGGTATACCTTGTTTTGAGGATTCGAATCCCGATAAACTTGAGAATGACAAGAATTGTGTCTTGGAAAGACAAGGGGAATCTGGCTTAGGGGAGGAAGTAAGTCAAAAAAATGTAGCCCCATCAGATTTGAACAGAATATTTTGTGACACTATCTGTTACAATCATCCAAAGTCTGAAGAAGCAGATACAATTGTTAATCTGGATTGCAGTTCAAAACATTGCATGGATTTGGCCAATACTGCAACAACCCAGTCTTCCTCAGAGCATATTAACTTAGATCCAGAACAAAAGTTGTGCCAACAAAGGGACCTCTTATATCACAATGTTTGTTTTTACAATATAATGGAAACAACACCACAAGAACAAGCCAGCGAGCTAGCTACCCAACGCAGTCAAGAGTTCATGGATTCTGGTGTAATACATGCAGGGTCTACACTTGACCAGCATATGCTAGAGGTTGATGATCATCAAGCAGCCAGTAATTCCGCTTCAAATTGTTCACTTGTTAGCTTTCCTGATCAGCCTATATTAGCGGAGCTTCCAGCACCAAGCAACAACGAAGTTGATGTCTCTAAGCATTCCGATCATACTTTAGGTTCTATGCTTCCAACTGGTAATTGTTTTTTGGAAgcaaattcaatcaatctgGGAGAATTTCCTCCTTTGCCACCTCTTCCTCCGGTTCAGTGGAGACTGGGAAAGGTTGAACAGACAGTTTCTACCATACAGGGGGAGAATCAACAAGAGGAATTCTCTCAAGGAACCTCCACCCCTTCCGCTTCCACCCATGACGTTAGTTCATTCCCTGGAGAATCGAACGGATCTTTGGTTCAATTTTCTCATGATACAATACCAAATAAA comes from the Henckelia pumila isolate YLH828 chromosome 1, ASM3356847v2, whole genome shotgun sequence genome and includes:
- the LOC140881841 gene encoding protein SCAR2-like isoform X1, whose amino-acid sequence is MPIARYEIRSEYSLADPQLYTAADKDDPEALLEGVAMSGFVGLLRQLGDLSEFAAVIFHELHDEVMVTATRGHNLLSRVQQLEAEFPAIEKAFLSRTDHSSIMNNAGVDWHPNLQMDHNIVTKENLPRFIMDSYEECRGPPRLFLLDKFDTAGAGACLKRYTDPSFFKIEASSIERNSTDIQKEKKIHKTKRKGTYRRNGGTPEVLPSSHAKLHQLFMEDHDGNGESSPARRVQLKRRLNGFPLDLKTGQSYMEKLLETASPEHKVLHEITMNSSSLMTLPTTDHDDASSGVLQFGMNADRDNVERKRSLPFPQREDITLKPSMHEQDEVSTCKILKEDNSYSRIVEDSVTYSCDRVTSEKDMLVDGESKGYDSLIGYLTDDFVSEIDNFVDAPTAIESELDTDSELREKTNISSCINRQLPTFDVIATEEQHFHSTDSQSTGNSIVSDDENHSSGKEISSFSTLCFPNTSADSTQSEHYVAAYTPDIEIIKAPFFQKTADEDCPMAHHTKSAVSDDTCTGARSITNHCPDFVKQISDKNLSGLNPALEDSNSEHTLGEIILKAPELGEKLNISDKEVETNPASDAACSPSFSDFSLQSEHDSLLSSSGVHLMHKSIDGNTACANLCLTTDSPIAVSFDFVQVDDLDRDDLSEPECDENSSLASGEAEKEKLAVDPGCSLSVFDSKIQLDDNSPSSSARSNTVQRSNSENESCNTTISDNSCDATIAAISSHKQHTDDSNQENLHLGDDLVFLPSNRTSLPPNKGNVSQMISIDNLVEDESNDGDLELSENYRFDFSNSGHDGHSFLSALPKEEKSIDESDNAALNASASASNDFSSIMEAALGEELEKTSLGNAQTVDTEEHGGNRSVHNQICSPNIIASHVKCSQDWIEIGLDTHDSEVVNLDKETTINKTLAVETLKSCEVLGSKVTGITDVAPSHDLTALESLCFKQENFVGPTDIVENGGITSCRSSCAQEATDIPASPELTPLNDNNVLLSEPNSRTDVSGIAVVAVSVLSVADNVGQNGVCSTLSINQLVNDGIPCFEDSNPDKLENDKNCVLERQGESGLGEEVSQKNVAPSDLNRIFCDTICYNHPKSEEADTIVNLDCSSKHCMDLANTATTQSSSEHINLDPEQKLCQQRDLLYHNVCFYNIMETTPQEQASELATQRSQEFMDSGVIHAGSTLDQHMLEVDDHQAASNSASNCSLVSFPDQPILAELPAPSNNEVDVSKHSDHTLGSMLPTGNCFLEANSINLGEFPPLPPLPPVQWRLGKVEQTVSTIQGENQQEEFSQGTSTPSASTHDVSSFPGESNGSLVQFSHDTIPNKEKVAHSPLIQEIVGPSSNTENEKQEVTLSSSETFALIYAEDVNQISPDIASSKKEVEHSSTNLEAGVLTHETINHIQKIENVKPEFVVPFSVIKFASPDVEGGNTNENRTRKLPLPQNPLIDTVTALDKSKLRKVTPRIKAEIPKVEEKDSLLEQIRTKSFNLRPALATKPSIRGPRTNLKVAAILEKANAIRQALAGSDDDDEDSWSDS
- the LOC140881841 gene encoding protein SCAR2-like isoform X2, with the protein product MPIARYEIRSEYSLADPQLYTAADKDDPEALLEGVAMSGFVGLLRQLGDLSEFAAVIFHELHDEVMVTATRGHNLLSRVQQLEAEFPAIEKAFLSRTDHSSIMNNAGVDWHPNLQMDHNIVTKENLPRFIMDSYEECRGPPRLFLLDKFDTAGAGACLKRYTDPSFFKIEASSIERNSTDIQKEKKIHKTKRKGTYRRNGGTPEVLPSSHAKLHQLFMEDHDGNGESSPARRVQLKRRLNGFPLDLKTGQSYMEKLLETASPEHKVLHEITMNSSSLMTLPTTDHDDASSGVLQFGMNADRDNVERKRSLPFPQREDITLKPSMHEQDEVSTCKILKEDNSYSRIVEDSVTYSCDRVTSEKDMLVDGESKGYDSLIGYLTDDFVSEIDNFVDAPTAIESELDTDSELREKTNISSCINRQLPTFDVIATEEQHFHSTDSQSTGNSIVSDDENHSSGKEISSFSTLCFPNTSADSTQSEHYVAAYTPDIEIIKAPFFQKTADEDCPMAHHTKSAVSDDTCTGARSITNHCPDFVKQISDKNLSGLNPALEDSNSEHTLGEIILKAPELGEKLNISDKEVETNPASDAACSPSFSDFSLQSEHDSLLSSSGVHLMHKSIDGNTACANLCLTTDSPIAVSFDFVQVDDLDRDDLSEPECDENSSLASGEAEKEKLAVDPGCSLSVFDSKIQLDDNSPSSSARSNTVQRSNSENESCNTTISDNSCDATIAAISSHKQHTDDSNQENLHLGDDLVFLPSNRTSLPPNKGHDGHSFLSALPKEEKSIDESDNAALNASASASNDFSSIMEAALGEELEKTSLGNAQTVDTEEHGGNRSVHNQICSPNIIASHVKCSQDWIEIGLDTHDSEVVNLDKETTINKTLAVETLKSCEVLGSKVTGITDVAPSHDLTALESLCFKQENFVGPTDIVENGGITSCRSSCAQEATDIPASPELTPLNDNNVLLSEPNSRTDVSGIAVVAVSVLSVADNVGQNGVCSTLSINQLVNDGIPCFEDSNPDKLENDKNCVLERQGESGLGEEVSQKNVAPSDLNRIFCDTICYNHPKSEEADTIVNLDCSSKHCMDLANTATTQSSSEHINLDPEQKLCQQRDLLYHNVCFYNIMETTPQEQASELATQRSQEFMDSGVIHAGSTLDQHMLEVDDHQAASNSASNCSLVSFPDQPILAELPAPSNNEVDVSKHSDHTLGSMLPTGNCFLEANSINLGEFPPLPPLPPVQWRLGKVEQTVSTIQGENQQEEFSQGTSTPSASTHDVSSFPGESNGSLVQFSHDTIPNKEKVAHSPLIQEIVGPSSNTENEKQEVTLSSSETFALIYAEDVNQISPDIASSKKEVEHSSTNLEAGVLTHETINHIQKIENVKPEFVVPFSVIKFASPDVEGGNTNENRTRKLPLPQNPLIDTVTALDKSKLRKVTPRIKAEIPKVEEKDSLLEQIRTKSFNLRPALATKPSIRGPRTNLKVAAILEKANAIRQALAGSDDDDEDSWSDS